A single Symbiobacterium thermophilum IAM 14863 DNA region contains:
- a CDS encoding 4-hydroxy-3-methylbut-2-enyl diphosphate reductase, whose amino-acid sequence MEVIKITPRGYCHGVVGAIQLVRRVARDPNVPRPIYVLGQIVHNRHVVEEMEALGVITLDGEDRLSLLEKIDAGTVIFTAHGVSPAVKIRAREKGLYVVDATCPDVTRTHELIAELVSRGYEVIYIGKKGHPEPEGAVGVAPGHVHLVERAEDLEALSFAPGQKLAVTNQTTLSQWDTQALMEQVKARWPQTEIYNEICLATQQRQEAVARMAPEADLVIVVGDRRSNNSNRLVQVAQELAAREAHLVDSVEEIDPAWLKGKRKVAVTSGASTPTHITRAVIEFLEKYNVEVEER is encoded by the coding sequence ATGGAAGTCATCAAGATTACGCCGCGGGGGTATTGCCACGGGGTCGTCGGCGCCATCCAGCTGGTCCGCCGTGTGGCCCGGGACCCGAACGTGCCCCGGCCCATCTACGTGCTCGGGCAGATCGTGCACAATCGTCACGTGGTCGAGGAGATGGAGGCCCTGGGCGTGATCACGCTGGACGGCGAGGACCGCCTCAGCCTCCTGGAGAAGATCGACGCCGGGACGGTCATCTTCACCGCCCATGGCGTGTCGCCGGCGGTGAAGATCCGGGCGCGGGAGAAGGGACTGTACGTCGTGGATGCCACATGCCCGGATGTGACCAGGACCCATGAACTCATCGCCGAACTGGTCAGCCGGGGCTATGAGGTCATCTACATCGGCAAGAAGGGGCACCCTGAGCCCGAGGGGGCAGTGGGGGTGGCCCCGGGCCACGTGCACCTGGTGGAACGGGCGGAGGACTTGGAGGCGCTGTCCTTCGCGCCCGGCCAGAAGCTGGCGGTGACCAACCAGACGACGCTGTCCCAGTGGGACACCCAGGCCCTGATGGAGCAGGTCAAGGCGCGCTGGCCCCAGACCGAGATCTACAACGAGATCTGCCTGGCCACCCAGCAGCGGCAGGAGGCGGTGGCACGGATGGCGCCGGAGGCCGATCTGGTGATCGTCGTCGGCGACCGCCGCTCCAACAACTCCAACCGCCTGGTACAGGTGGCCCAGGAGCTGGCGGCCCGGGAGGCCCACCTGGTGGACAGCGTGGAGGAGATCGATCCGGCCTGGCTGAAGGGGAAGCGGAAGGTCGCCGTCACCTCGGGCGCCTCCACCCCGACGCACATCACCCGGGCCGTGATTGAGTTCCTGGAGAAGTACAACGTCGAGGTGGAGGAGCGCTGA
- a CDS encoding 4Fe-4S dicluster domain-containing protein: MRPHRCWRPAAGGWLGRRLLRPPGALPEPFFLGLCLRCGQCAQACPRSAIRIARWEHGLSTGTPYIAARETACDLCGGQAPACAAVCPTQALHLEPGEPVRMGTAVIDATRCLAHMGDICRSCFNACPLRGRAIVLEGALRPVVDPALCTGCGLCEEHCLVEPAAIHVEPLNP, from the coding sequence TTGCGGCCGCACAGGTGCTGGCGGCCGGCGGCCGGTGGCTGGCTGGGGCGGCGGCTGCTCCGGCCCCCCGGCGCCCTGCCCGAGCCCTTCTTCCTGGGGCTCTGCCTCCGCTGCGGCCAGTGCGCCCAGGCCTGCCCGCGCTCGGCCATCCGGATCGCCCGGTGGGAGCACGGGCTCAGCACGGGTACGCCCTACATCGCCGCCCGGGAGACGGCCTGCGACCTCTGCGGCGGGCAGGCGCCCGCCTGCGCGGCGGTCTGCCCCACCCAGGCGCTGCACCTGGAACCCGGGGAGCCGGTGCGGATGGGCACCGCGGTCATCGACGCCACGCGGTGCCTGGCCCACATGGGCGACATCTGCCGCAGCTGCTTCAACGCCTGCCCCCTGCGGGGCCGGGCAATCGTGCTGGAGGGCGCCCTCCGGCCGGTCGTGGATCCAGCGCTCTGCACGGGGTGCGGACTCTGCGAGGAGCACTGCCTGGTGGAGCCCGCCGCCATACACGTCGAACCGCTGAACCCCTGA
- a CDS encoding sigma-70 family RNA polymerase sigma factor — MSQSDRAALPSDRTAAIDHLMREYGTKVLHLAYSYLKDRHLAEDVAQEVFIKAYRNWENFRGESSAYTWLYRITVNLCRDKARSAWWRRLLPTDDPRAAGTPVEPDTAGDDPEEAVVLSDQRERLLDYVMQLSDAYREVIILYYYHDLTTVEIAEVTGQNENTVKTRLFRARAMLKQMLQKGGVAR; from the coding sequence ATGTCGCAGTCCGATAGGGCAGCCCTGCCGTCCGACCGAACGGCCGCGATCGATCACCTGATGCGGGAGTACGGCACGAAGGTACTCCATCTCGCCTATTCCTACCTGAAAGACCGGCACCTCGCCGAGGACGTGGCCCAGGAGGTCTTCATCAAGGCCTACCGCAACTGGGAGAACTTCCGCGGCGAGAGCTCGGCCTATACCTGGCTGTACCGCATCACGGTGAACCTGTGCCGGGACAAGGCCCGCAGCGCATGGTGGCGGCGGCTGCTGCCGACGGACGATCCCCGGGCGGCCGGCACGCCCGTCGAGCCCGACACCGCCGGGGACGATCCCGAGGAGGCGGTCGTCCTCAGCGACCAGCGTGAGCGGCTCCTGGACTACGTGATGCAGCTCTCTGACGCCTACCGGGAAGTGATTATCCTGTACTATTACCACGACCTCACCACGGTGGAGATCGCCGAGGTGACGGGCCAGAATGAGAATACCGTCAAGACCCGGCTCTTCCGAGCGCGGGCCATGCTGAAACAGATGCTGCAGAAAGGGGGTGTGGCCCGATGA
- a CDS encoding Gx transporter family protein produces the protein MTRLSLLTAAGLALALLERQLPPPAPVPGVRWGLANAATLAALALDGPAAGLLVWFCRFILAQIFAGTLFGPAFFVGGAGGLLAWAAMALFARGRRLGPAGVSAAGAVAHHVGQLAAAAAVTSTPGVLALLPLLLVLGPPVGLLTGALVGLLLRRLEAAGALGGAGAGDVARATAPDGSAPRAAVSGGRSGLIRASDLALAGGVAVLAGALVLGRGWWAGSRGPAAQAVVTVAGAPWRTLDLRQDGLYPVEPAGGHLVVEVADGAVRVREADCPDQVCVLTGWISSPGDMIVCVPYRVVIQITGDSGVGPDAILR, from the coding sequence TTGACCCGGTTAAGCCTGCTCACAGCCGCAGGCCTGGCGCTGGCGCTGCTGGAACGCCAGTTGCCGCCGCCGGCGCCGGTGCCGGGAGTTCGCTGGGGACTGGCCAACGCCGCCACGCTCGCCGCCCTGGCCCTCGACGGCCCCGCGGCGGGCTTGCTGGTCTGGTTCTGCCGGTTCATTCTCGCACAGATCTTCGCCGGAACCCTCTTCGGCCCCGCCTTCTTCGTCGGCGGCGCCGGAGGGTTGCTGGCCTGGGCCGCGATGGCGCTCTTCGCCCGCGGCCGCCGGCTTGGGCCCGCAGGCGTCAGCGCCGCGGGAGCGGTCGCCCACCACGTGGGCCAGCTGGCCGCCGCGGCCGCGGTCACCTCCACCCCGGGCGTCCTGGCGCTGCTGCCGCTTCTGCTGGTGCTCGGTCCTCCCGTCGGTCTGCTGACCGGCGCCCTCGTCGGCCTGCTCCTGCGCCGCCTGGAGGCCGCCGGAGCGTTGGGCGGGGCGGGCGCGGGGGACGTAGCCCGGGCCACGGCCCCCGACGGGTCCGCGCCCCGCGCCGCCGTCTCCGGGGGCCGGTCCGGGCTCATCCGCGCTTCCGACCTGGCGCTGGCCGGCGGGGTCGCCGTCCTGGCCGGAGCGCTGGTGCTGGGCAGGGGCTGGTGGGCTGGATCCCGCGGCCCGGCCGCCCAGGCTGTGGTGACGGTGGCGGGAGCCCCCTGGCGCACCCTGGATCTGCGCCAGGACGGGCTGTATCCTGTGGAGCCCGCAGGCGGGCATCTGGTCGTGGAGGTGGCCGACGGGGCGGTGCGGGTGCGGGAGGCGGACTGCCCGGACCAGGTGTGTGTGCTGACCGGCTGGATCTCCAGCCCGGGCGACATGATCGTCTGCGTTCCCTACCGTGTCGTCATCCAGATCACCGGCGACTCGGGCGTCGGACCGGACGCCATCCTGCGGTGA
- a CDS encoding M16 family metallopeptidase, with product MSYRIAPTQVAELPNGLKVYVREVRHAPVVTSMVWYGVGSRDEGPGQTGLSHFLEHMMFKGTPRFPYGVLEEAVKRRGGMWNAFTSYDYTAYYEVLPAQHLEFSFEVEADRMASMTFDPDLTVRERGIIVSEREGGENHPSFWLNEAFMATAFRVLPYRHPIIGSKADIRATTADALAAHYRRYYRPNNAALVVVGDVEAERVLRLAERHFGPLPAGGPVPPFTAAEPEQEAERRVTVRRPGPHPMLLAGYRIPEAAHPDQPALMLLAALLSGSASPGAAMGRSSRLHRRLIDTGLAVSAGAHVRAFQYAGLFMLTATPAPTVSLSSLEEALFDEVERLRAGEVSDEEFARARKQVRASLLYTMESTLNQAVFLGSTALTQGVERFDRALEELEAVTPADVLRAARQYLDVRRRTVGHFVPGDEATPGDEPLPGGEARAAAAASAPRAASSADAPSSVAVAPGANGASPVGTPDYQQPTDRRIPRPEAGPARPLLAAERIVRRELPGGAVLLLLPTPTVPSVFVRVQMEAGAVHEPPEKAGLAQLVAGVLTRGTAAYSAQELAIITDAQGMSLRVDAGRETAVAALKCLPEDLARGVQLLAEVVRRPSFPDDEVERLRTQMLVNWRRSEDDTRSVAARRLMERIYPEGHPYRQPIGGTEATLTGLQADDLRRFHQAHYGPRGAVITVVGDVDPESAAAALEEAFAGWEGGTGRAAIPPVPVPPGGRTHVPLAGKTQTDIALGWPLVDRGHPDYLALEVLATLFGGNGTPASSRLFRDVRERHGLSYYQYAVFGGTSGPGPWTAHLGVNPSRLEFAVETVRAELRRLVAEPVPVPELQALQDFLTGYPAVQHESPERIAARLAEIERFGLGLDWLQRHPRELAALTPEVLQEVAARHLVPERLTIVTAGPAESPANVSASKE from the coding sequence ATGAGTTACCGCATCGCACCGACGCAGGTCGCCGAGCTGCCCAACGGGCTGAAGGTGTATGTCCGGGAGGTGCGGCATGCGCCCGTCGTAACCTCGATGGTCTGGTACGGGGTCGGCAGCCGGGACGAGGGCCCGGGGCAGACCGGCCTGTCGCACTTCCTGGAGCACATGATGTTCAAGGGCACACCCCGCTTCCCGTACGGCGTGCTGGAAGAGGCGGTGAAGCGGCGCGGGGGAATGTGGAACGCGTTCACCTCGTACGACTACACAGCCTACTACGAGGTGCTGCCGGCGCAGCATCTGGAGTTCAGCTTCGAGGTGGAGGCCGACCGCATGGCCTCCATGACCTTTGACCCCGATCTCACCGTGCGTGAGCGGGGGATCATCGTGAGCGAGCGGGAGGGGGGCGAGAACCACCCGTCGTTCTGGCTGAACGAGGCCTTTATGGCGACGGCCTTCCGGGTGCTTCCGTACCGGCACCCCATCATCGGCAGCAAGGCCGACATCCGCGCCACCACGGCCGACGCCCTGGCCGCGCACTACCGCCGCTACTACCGGCCCAACAACGCCGCGCTGGTGGTGGTGGGCGACGTGGAGGCCGAGCGGGTGCTCCGCCTGGCGGAACGCCACTTCGGCCCCCTGCCGGCCGGCGGGCCGGTGCCCCCGTTCACCGCGGCGGAGCCCGAGCAGGAAGCCGAGCGGCGGGTAACCGTTCGGCGGCCGGGGCCGCACCCGATGCTGCTGGCAGGTTACCGGATCCCGGAGGCTGCGCACCCGGACCAGCCCGCGCTCATGCTGCTGGCCGCACTGCTTTCCGGCAGCGCCTCCCCGGGCGCGGCGATGGGCCGGTCCAGCCGGCTGCACCGCCGGCTGATCGACACGGGCCTGGCCGTGTCCGCCGGGGCGCACGTCCGGGCGTTTCAGTACGCGGGCCTGTTCATGCTCACCGCCACGCCCGCTCCCACCGTGTCCCTCTCGTCCCTGGAGGAGGCGCTGTTCGACGAGGTGGAACGGCTGCGGGCCGGCGAGGTCAGTGATGAGGAGTTCGCACGGGCGCGGAAGCAGGTGCGCGCCAGCCTGCTGTACACGATGGAGTCCACCCTGAACCAGGCCGTCTTCCTGGGCAGCACGGCCCTGACCCAGGGCGTGGAACGGTTCGACCGCGCCCTGGAGGAGCTGGAGGCGGTCACCCCGGCGGATGTGCTGCGGGCCGCCAGGCAGTACCTGGACGTGCGGCGCCGCACGGTCGGTCACTTCGTGCCGGGCGATGAGGCAACCCCGGGCGATGAGCCGCTCCCCGGCGGCGAAGCCAGGGCGGCCGCAGCGGCGTCAGCGCCCCGTGCCGCCTCCTCGGCCGATGCGCCGTCTTCGGTTGCCGTGGCCCCCGGTGCCAACGGGGCGTCGCCGGTCGGAACGCCCGACTACCAGCAGCCGACCGACCGGAGGATCCCCCGTCCCGAGGCGGGCCCTGCACGGCCGCTGCTGGCCGCGGAGCGGATCGTACGGCGGGAGCTGCCGGGGGGCGCGGTCCTGCTGCTGCTTCCGACGCCGACGGTGCCCAGCGTCTTCGTCCGGGTGCAGATGGAGGCCGGCGCCGTGCACGAGCCTCCGGAGAAGGCGGGCCTGGCCCAGCTGGTCGCCGGCGTGCTCACCCGGGGCACCGCCGCGTACAGCGCCCAGGAACTGGCTATCATCACCGATGCGCAGGGAATGTCGCTGCGGGTGGACGCGGGACGCGAGACCGCCGTTGCCGCGCTGAAGTGCCTGCCGGAGGACCTCGCCCGGGGCGTGCAGCTGCTCGCCGAGGTGGTCCGCCGACCGAGCTTCCCCGACGACGAGGTGGAGCGGCTGCGCACGCAGATGCTGGTCAACTGGCGCCGGTCGGAGGACGATACCCGGTCCGTGGCCGCCCGCCGCCTGATGGAGCGGATCTACCCCGAGGGGCATCCCTACCGGCAGCCCATCGGCGGCACGGAGGCGACGCTCACCGGCCTTCAGGCGGACGACCTCCGCCGCTTCCACCAGGCGCACTACGGCCCGCGCGGCGCGGTGATCACGGTGGTGGGCGACGTGGATCCCGAGTCGGCCGCCGCCGCGCTGGAGGAGGCCTTCGCCGGGTGGGAGGGCGGAACGGGAAGGGCGGCGATCCCGCCGGTGCCGGTCCCGCCGGGGGGCAGGACCCACGTGCCGCTGGCCGGGAAGACGCAGACCGACATCGCTCTGGGCTGGCCGCTGGTGGATCGGGGGCACCCCGACTACCTGGCCCTGGAGGTGCTGGCCACGCTGTTCGGGGGCAACGGCACGCCCGCCAGCAGTCGGCTGTTCCGGGACGTGCGGGAGCGGCACGGCCTCTCCTACTACCAGTACGCCGTGTTCGGCGGGACCAGCGGGCCGGGGCCCTGGACCGCCCACCTGGGCGTGAACCCCTCCCGGCTGGAGTTCGCGGTGGAGACGGTCCGCGCGGAGCTGCGGCGGCTGGTGGCGGAGCCGGTGCCGGTTCCGGAGCTGCAGGCGCTGCAGGATTTCCTGACCGGGTACCCCGCGGTGCAGCATGAGTCGCCGGAGCGGATTGCTGCCCGGTTGGCGGAGATCGAGCGGTTCGGCCTCGGCCTGGACTGGCTGCAGCGCCACCCCCGGGAGCTGGCGGCGCTGACGCCCGAGGTGCTGCAGGAGGTGGCCGCACGCCACCTGGTGCCCGAGCGGCTCACGATCGTCACCGCCGGCCCGGCAGAATCTCCGGCGAATGTTTCGGCGTCGAAAGAATGA
- a CDS encoding transglutaminase-like domain-containing protein: protein MRTEGELRALVSLLADEQEGVARAAWDELLGAGQAAVPFLEAAFDDPDPRLRGRVRALLEELRLEALELQWRRLAQKDDDALDLEEGCILLAALGGTVGRERAVASFLDAVAGSVRAHMPAVGGLRAMGEVLFENLRFRAGEMGNPEHHFLPSVLERRRGIPIALAAVYILVGRRVGLPVYGVAMPDHFLAMYAEADRPAYVDCFNQGQVYRYETLSRILSRRGVVAPERVLSPCSTRVILYRMLGNLERLYTGVGQSRMVGRVQRWREILVVKGRP from the coding sequence ATGCGTACCGAAGGTGAGCTCCGCGCGCTGGTCAGCCTGCTCGCCGACGAGCAGGAGGGCGTCGCCCGGGCCGCCTGGGATGAACTCCTGGGCGCCGGCCAGGCCGCCGTGCCCTTCCTCGAGGCGGCGTTCGACGATCCGGACCCGCGCCTCAGGGGACGGGTGCGCGCCCTGCTGGAGGAGCTGCGCCTCGAGGCGCTGGAGTTGCAGTGGCGGCGGCTCGCGCAGAAGGACGACGACGCCCTCGACCTGGAGGAGGGCTGCATCCTCCTGGCCGCCCTGGGGGGCACGGTCGGGCGGGAGCGCGCGGTCGCCTCGTTCCTGGACGCCGTGGCCGGCAGCGTACGCGCCCACATGCCCGCCGTGGGCGGCCTGCGGGCGATGGGCGAGGTGCTGTTCGAAAACCTTCGGTTCCGGGCCGGAGAGATGGGCAACCCGGAGCATCACTTCCTGCCCAGCGTTCTCGAGCGCCGGCGCGGGATCCCGATCGCGCTGGCCGCCGTGTACATCCTCGTCGGCCGGCGGGTGGGGCTGCCGGTGTACGGCGTGGCCATGCCGGATCACTTCCTGGCCATGTATGCGGAGGCCGACCGCCCGGCCTATGTCGACTGCTTCAACCAGGGGCAGGTCTACCGCTACGAGACCCTGAGCCGGATCCTGAGCCGCCGGGGAGTGGTCGCTCCCGAGCGCGTGCTCTCGCCGTGCAGCACGCGGGTGATCCTGTACCGCATGTTGGGCAACCTGGAGCGGCTGTACACCGGCGTCGGCCAGTCCCGGATGGTCGGGAGGGTCCAGCGCTGGCGGGAGATCCTGGTGGTGAAGGGCAGACCCTGA
- a CDS encoding ATP-dependent Clp protease proteolytic subunit, protein MSSLIPIVIEQTSRGERSYDIYSRLLKDRIIFLGTSIDDQVANAVTAQLLFLESDDPDKEINMYINSSGGITSAGLAIYDTMQHIKPKVNTYAIGMAASMAAVLLAGGTGTRYALPHARILIHQPWVKGGIGGQVTDIEITAKELLHTKEKLAEIIAKHTGQPLEKVKEDSERDRWMSAEEAKAYGLVDVVVQPRERKKA, encoded by the coding sequence ATGAGCTCGTTGATTCCGATCGTCATCGAGCAGACGAGCAGGGGCGAGCGCTCCTACGACATTTACTCGCGCCTGCTCAAGGACCGGATCATCTTCCTGGGCACGAGCATCGATGATCAGGTGGCCAACGCGGTCACGGCGCAGCTGCTGTTCCTGGAGAGCGACGACCCCGACAAGGAGATCAACATGTACATCAACTCGTCGGGCGGCATCACCAGTGCCGGCCTGGCGATCTACGACACGATGCAGCACATCAAGCCGAAGGTCAACACCTACGCCATCGGCATGGCCGCCTCGATGGCCGCCGTGCTGCTGGCGGGCGGGACGGGCACGCGGTATGCCCTGCCCCACGCCCGGATCCTCATCCACCAGCCGTGGGTGAAGGGCGGCATCGGCGGCCAGGTGACCGACATCGAGATCACCGCGAAGGAGCTGCTGCACACCAAGGAGAAGCTCGCGGAGATCATCGCCAAGCACACCGGCCAGCCGCTGGAGAAGGTGAAGGAGGACTCGGAGCGCGACCGCTGGATGTCGGCGGAGGAGGCCAAGGCCTACGGCCTCGTCGATGTCGTCGTCCAGCCGCGGGAGCGGAAGAAGGCGTAG
- a CDS encoding S9 family peptidase — translation MTTRRRLQAEDLLAIKLAGDCQISPDGTRVAYVLQEIDKKKNEYTSSIWLAREGSPPVRFTAGPRDTQPRWSPDGRHLVFVSNRSGSNQLWLLSMEGGEARQITRIKGGVQNPVWSPDGRTIAFTANLTEAGIQPEGGDEDDQDLYRKYTKDVRVITRLHYKMDGVGFYTDERKHICVVDVDGGEPRQLTFGDFNHLDVSWTPDGRGLVFAANRREDRDWYPGHVDLWYLSLSDDGQGQRSSAYTPPEGPGPDRCEAAEETQGNCMPVRLTPGDGTLACSSPSASPDGRMIAFLASDPAESGYGLTGLYVLDRSSGEIRQLATDLDRPFGNETTGDLVPPSGGRLHWSPDARWIYATVSDGGQVQLVRVDAVTGEVWPVTGGDRVVYAFSLTPDCCRAALAYATPLSPGDVYLAQLDEPQPVPPVSSAGTVLRGGGVREVRLTDHNAELFAELELTVPERFQVSAGEGEPLVDAWILPPVGREEGKKYPAVLEIHGGPMAMYGAGFFFEFHWLAAQGYAVVYSNPRGSQGYGHDFCRVIRADWGNRDYADVMAAIEGAVERFPYVDGDRLGVAGGSYGGFMVNWIVSHTDRFRAAVTMRSVVNRWSAMGTSDLGYDRLRQFGVENWWEVDNLGPFLKQSPLVHASRINTPLLIEHQENDMRCPIDQAEQLYAALKYQRKTVKFVRYPGESHGMSRTGKPWHRVHRLRMIAEWFAEYL, via the coding sequence GTGACCACCCGCCGCAGGCTCCAGGCCGAGGATCTGCTTGCCATCAAGCTGGCAGGCGACTGCCAGATATCCCCGGACGGCACCCGCGTGGCCTATGTGCTGCAGGAGATCGACAAGAAGAAGAATGAGTACACCTCCAGCATCTGGCTGGCCCGGGAGGGCTCCCCGCCGGTGCGCTTCACCGCCGGACCCAGGGACACGCAGCCGCGATGGTCTCCCGACGGCCGGCACCTGGTGTTCGTCTCCAATCGCAGCGGATCGAACCAGCTGTGGCTTCTGTCCATGGAGGGGGGCGAGGCCAGGCAGATCACCCGGATCAAGGGCGGGGTCCAGAACCCGGTGTGGAGCCCGGACGGCCGCACCATCGCCTTCACGGCAAACCTGACCGAGGCTGGCATTCAACCGGAGGGTGGCGACGAGGACGACCAGGACCTATACCGGAAGTACACCAAGGACGTTCGCGTGATCACGCGGCTGCACTACAAGATGGACGGCGTGGGATTCTACACCGACGAGCGCAAGCACATCTGCGTGGTCGACGTAGACGGAGGAGAGCCGCGGCAGCTGACCTTCGGCGACTTCAACCACCTGGACGTCAGCTGGACCCCCGACGGTCGCGGGCTGGTCTTCGCCGCCAACCGGCGGGAGGACCGGGATTGGTATCCGGGCCACGTGGACCTGTGGTATCTGTCCCTGAGTGACGACGGGCAGGGACAGCGGTCCTCGGCGTACACGCCGCCTGAGGGCCCGGGCCCCGATCGATGCGAGGCTGCGGAGGAGACTCAGGGCAACTGCATGCCCGTCCGTCTCACGCCGGGTGACGGCACGCTCGCCTGCAGTTCCCCCTCCGCCTCTCCCGACGGACGCATGATCGCCTTCCTGGCCAGCGATCCCGCCGAATCAGGCTACGGCCTCACCGGCCTTTACGTGCTGGATCGGTCGAGCGGGGAGATCCGTCAGCTCGCAACCGACCTGGACCGCCCCTTCGGCAACGAAACGACCGGAGATCTGGTTCCGCCCTCGGGCGGCCGGCTCCACTGGTCGCCGGACGCACGCTGGATCTACGCCACCGTCTCCGACGGCGGTCAGGTGCAGCTGGTCCGGGTCGACGCGGTGACGGGGGAGGTATGGCCCGTGACCGGCGGCGACCGGGTCGTCTACGCGTTCTCCCTGACGCCGGACTGCTGCAGGGCCGCCCTGGCCTACGCGACGCCGCTCTCCCCCGGTGACGTGTACCTGGCGCAGCTGGACGAGCCACAGCCTGTCCCGCCGGTGTCGTCGGCGGGCACGGTGCTGCGCGGCGGCGGCGTGCGGGAGGTACGGCTGACAGACCACAACGCCGAACTCTTCGCCGAGCTGGAACTGACGGTTCCCGAGCGGTTCCAGGTGTCCGCCGGGGAGGGCGAGCCCCTCGTCGACGCCTGGATCCTACCGCCCGTGGGACGGGAGGAGGGCAAGAAGTACCCCGCGGTGCTGGAGATTCACGGCGGACCCATGGCCATGTACGGCGCCGGGTTCTTCTTCGAGTTCCACTGGCTGGCCGCGCAGGGGTACGCGGTGGTCTACTCCAACCCCCGGGGATCGCAGGGGTATGGACACGACTTCTGCCGTGTGATCCGGGCCGACTGGGGCAACCGGGATTACGCCGACGTCATGGCCGCCATCGAGGGCGCGGTGGAGCGGTTCCCCTACGTGGACGGCGATCGCCTGGGCGTCGCCGGCGGGTCCTACGGCGGATTCATGGTCAACTGGATCGTGAGCCACACGGACCGCTTCCGGGCGGCGGTCACGATGCGCTCCGTCGTCAACCGCTGGTCGGCGATGGGCACGTCCGACCTGGGCTACGACCGGCTGCGCCAGTTCGGCGTCGAGAACTGGTGGGAAGTGGACAACCTGGGGCCGTTCCTTAAGCAGTCGCCGCTGGTCCACGCCTCGCGCATCAACACCCCGCTGCTCATCGAGCATCAGGAGAACGACATGCGCTGCCCCATCGACCAGGCCGAGCAGCTGTACGCGGCGCTGAAGTACCAGCGCAAGACGGTGAAGTTTGTGCGGTACCCTGGCGAGTCCCACGGCATGAGCCGCACGGGCAAGCCTTGGCACCGGGTCCACAGGCTGCGGATGATCGCAGAGTGGTTTGCGGAGTATCTGTAG
- a CDS encoding serine hydrolase, whose protein sequence is MTDPVSTLNALVAGFSGTMGVWARSLQTDEVIQVGASDDTFPSASTIKLAIFYEVMRQAGEGRLDLSEPRELRTEDKVPGCGVLRDLSPGIRLPLRDLATLMMIISDNTASNMCIDAVGIESVNRSMDELGLTGLRLRWKFFGAPAGQPVNAAVPSQLGRLMDMIVRRQVLTPEACDEMLRVMKQVQSPYAARYLPGGSQYDRPPEGPVIAAKFGSITGCRHEVGAVWKGGRGFVFSVMTKDCKDERRVEDNEGVLAVGRAVAILYRHFLEP, encoded by the coding sequence ATGACGGATCCGGTCAGCACCCTGAACGCCCTGGTCGCGGGCTTCTCCGGCACGATGGGCGTGTGGGCCCGGTCCCTGCAGACGGACGAGGTCATCCAGGTGGGGGCGTCCGACGATACCTTCCCGAGCGCGTCGACCATCAAGCTGGCGATCTTCTATGAGGTGATGCGCCAGGCCGGCGAGGGGAGGCTGGACCTGAGCGAGCCGCGTGAGCTGCGGACCGAGGACAAGGTGCCCGGCTGCGGCGTGCTGCGCGATCTGAGTCCGGGAATCCGGCTCCCGCTCAGGGATCTCGCCACGCTCATGATGATCATCAGCGACAACACCGCGTCCAACATGTGCATCGACGCCGTGGGCATCGAGTCGGTCAACCGGTCCATGGACGAGCTGGGGCTCACGGGGCTGCGCCTCCGCTGGAAGTTCTTCGGCGCCCCCGCCGGCCAGCCGGTCAACGCCGCAGTGCCCTCCCAGCTCGGGCGGCTGATGGACATGATCGTCCGCCGCCAGGTGCTGACCCCGGAGGCCTGCGACGAGATGCTCCGGGTCATGAAGCAGGTGCAGAGCCCCTACGCCGCGCGCTACCTGCCCGGCGGTTCGCAGTACGACAGGCCGCCGGAGGGGCCGGTCATCGCGGCCAAGTTCGGAAGCATCACCGGCTGCCGGCACGAGGTCGGCGCGGTCTGGAAGGGCGGCCGGGGCTTCGTGTTCAGCGTGATGACCAAGGACTGCAAGGACGAGCGGCGGGTCGAGGACAACGAGGGCGTGCTGGCCGTCGGCCGGGCGGTTGCGATTCTCTACCGGCACTTCCTCGAGCCCTGA